The nucleotide sequence ATAAATTTCAATTAGGCAGATTTTTAATTGAACAGCGTTCATTTGTGGCGTTATTCATTTTGATCGTGATTGTGTCGATGATCAACCCTGATTTCTTCAGTGTGGATAACATTCTCAATATTTTACGTCAAACATCCGTTAATGCGATTATTGCGGTGGGAATGACCTTCGTGATCTTAATTGCAGGGATCGACCTTTCTGTCGGCTCGGTTTTAGCTTTAACCGGAGCGGTGGCGGCAACCCTAGTCGGCTCAGAACTGCCGATTTTCTTAGTGATCCCTCTTGTGTTATTGCTAGGTACAGCATTTGGTGGCATTAGCGGAGCCATTGTTGCCAAAGGAAAAGTGCAAGCCTTTATCGCCACCTTAGTTACAATGACATTATTGCGTGGTTTAACCATGGTTTACACGGACGGGCGACCAATCAGCACTGGTTTTTCTGACCAAGCAGACGCTTTCTCATTCATCGGAACAGGCTATTTATTCGGGATTCCGTTCCCAATTTGGATTATGGCGGTGGTGTTCGCTCTTGCTTGGTATATCCTCAAACACACTCCAATTGGACGCTACATTTACGCCTTAGGCGGCAACGAATCGGCGACCCAACTTTCAGGCATTAACGTTACTAAAATTAAGATCTTCGTATTTGCCGTGAGCGGTTTCTTATCAGCACTGGCAGGCTTAATTGTGACCTCTCGTCTCTCATCTGCACAACCAACGGCTGGGATTTCATACGAACTGGATGCGATTGCAGCGGTAGTAGTTGGCGGAACCAGCTTAATGGGTGGTAAAGGACGTGTAATGGGCACATTAGTTGGGGCATTAATTATCGGCTTCTTAAACAATGCACTAAACTTATTAGACATTTCTTCATATTATCAGATGATCGCCAAAGCATTGGTTATTCTCGCAGCGGTATTGGCTGATAATTACTTAGGCACGAAAAAAGTGTAATCAATCTTCAAAGGAGATTTTCTATGAAAAAACTAACGACTTTAGCTTCAGCAATTATGTTAAGTTTCTCTGTAGCGGCAACTGCTTCAGCGAAAGAGACCATTGCCTTAGCAGTATCTACTTTAGACAACCCATTCTTCGTGAGCCTTAAAGATGGTGCTCAAAAGAAAGCGGATGAATTAGGCTACAAATTAGTGGTGCTTGATTCACAAAATGACCCGGCAAAAGAGCTTTCTAACGTGGAAGACTTGACCGTGCGTGGGGCGAAAGTGCTTTTAATTAACCCAACGGATTCGGAAGCGGTCGGAAATGCAGTGGCAATTGCAAATCGCAACAAAATTCCGGTAATCACCCTTGACCGTGGTGCAGCGAAAGGTGATGTGGTAAGCCATATCGCTTCAGACAACGTAGCCGGCGGTAAAATGGCTGGTGATTTCATCGCACAAAAATTAGGTGCAGGGGCAAAAGTGATCCAATTAGAAGGGATTGCCGGTACATCAGCGGCTCGTGAACGTGGCGAAGGTTTCAAACAAGCGATTGACGCTCACAAATTCAACGTACTTGCCAGCCAGCCGGCAGACTTTGACCGCACCAAAGGCTTAAACGTAACGGAAAACTTATTAGCCAGCAAAGGCGATGTACAAGCGATTTTTGCTCAAAACGATGAAATGGCATTAGGTGCATTGCGTGCCGTGGGTGCTGCGAAGAAAGATGTATTAATCGTTGGCTTTGACGGTACAGATGACGGCGTGAAAGCGGTTAAAGGCGGCAAATTAGCGGCAACGATTGCTCAACAACCGGACTTAATCGGCTCACTTGGCGTGGAAACCGCTGACAAAGTGTTAAAAGGCGAAAAAGTCGAAGCGAAAATCCCAGTGGATTTAAAAGTTATCGCAAAATAATCGCTTTACAGCCCCAGAGGGGCTGAATTATGCGTAACCCAGTACGGCTTTGCCGTGCTGGGTAAACAAAAATGTTGGCAACTAAGGACTTACTATGAAAAAACTCACCGTTCTCGGTAGCATTAACGCTGATCACGTGATTTCCGTCCCCTATTTTGCCAAACCGGGGGAAACGCTCACAGGGCATAGTTACCACATCGCTTACGGCGGCAAAGGGGCGAATCAAGCGGTAGCGGCGGCTCGCCTTGGGGCGAAGGTATCGTTTATCGGCTGTATCGGCAATGATGACATTGGACGTGCGATGAAGACGGCGTTTGTTCAAGACGGCATTGATGTCGGGGCAATCAAAACCATCGACAACCAAATGACCGGCATTGCGATGATCCAAGTGGCGGAATCAGGCGAGAACAGTATCGTGATTTCAGCCGGAGCAAACGGACATTTAGACGAATCAGTCGTGGCTGAAACCAAATCTGCGATTTCCGAAGCCGATTGCTTGCTAATGCAGCTAGAAACGCCATTGCCTGCGATTATCCAAGCGGCTCAAATCGCTAAACAGCACGGCACAAAAGTGGTGTTAAACCCAGCACCAGCAAGAGCGTTACCGGACGAGCTTTTAGGCTTGTTGGATATGATCACCCCGAACGAAACCGAAGCGGAAATTCTCACCGGCGTGAAAGTGGTTGATGAAGCCACCGCTAGCCAAGCAGCAGAGGTATTCCACCAAAAAGGGATCGAAACCGTGCTGATTACACTTGGCTCAAAAGGCGTGTTTGTGAGTGAAAACGGCTCGGGCAACATCGTGGCAGGCTTTCGAGTGCAAGCAGTGGATACCACGGCAGCCGGCGACACTTTCAACGGAGCATTAGTCACCGCAATGTTGGAAGATAAACCGTTTGGCGAGGCAATTCGTTTCGCCCATGCAGCGGCAGCCATCAGCGTAACCCGAAAAGGGGCACAGCCTTCGATTCCAAGCCGTCAAGAAACCTTAGATTTTTTGAGTAAGCAGTAACAAGCGGTTTCTTTTTGAGGAAATTTTGCAAATGGCAACGATGAAAGATATTGCTCGTTTGGCGAAGGTGTCCACCTCCACTGTTTCCCACGTTATCAACAGCAGCCGTTTTGTGAGCGAGGAAATTCGGGAAAAGGTGCTGCGAGTGGTGCAAGAGCTGAATTATACCCCCTCCGCTTTGGCTCGCAGCCTTAAGGTGAAAGAGACCAAAACGATCGGCATGTTGGTGACCGCCACCAGCAACCCTTTCTTTGCAGAAGTGATGGCAGGGGTGGAGCAATATTGCCAACAGCATCATTACAACTTGATTATCGCCACCACCAATGGCGATGCTGAACGCCTGCAGCACCATTTGCAAATGCTGGTGCAACGGCAGGTTGATGGCTTACTGTTAATGTGTGGCGATGCAAGGCTAAACAGCGGTGAGCAGTTAAATATTCCACTGCCGCTTGTGGTGGTGGACTGGTGGTTTACTGAGCTAAATGCGGATAAAATCTTTGAAAACTCAATATCTGGCGGCTATCTTGCGACAAAAACCTTGATTGAAGCAGGGCATCGCAAAATCGGTATCATCACGGGCAATCTCAAAAAATCCCTCGCTCAAAACCGTTTGGAAGGCTACAAAAAAGCCTTAACGGAAGCGAACATTCCGCTGAATCCAAATTGGATTATCGAAAGCCATTTTGATTTCGCCAGCGGCATTGAGGGAATGAACAAATTGCTCGAACAGCCCGAAAAACCGACTGCCGTGTTTGCTTGCAGCGACACCATAGCGGTTGGGGCTTACCAAGCTGTTTGGCAGAAAGGCTTAACTGTGCCGAACGATATTTCGATTATCGGCTACGATGATATTGAGTTAGCGAAATATCTCTCTCCTCCGCTCACTACTATCAGCCAACCGAAAGCAGAGCTTGGCAAATTGGCGGTGGAAACCTTGTTGAAGCGGATTAGGGCGAAGTCGAGCGATTTCCAAACCATTATGCTTGAGCCTGAATTGGTACAGCGAAATTCGGTTCGTCAGATAAAGTAAAACGCTGAATATTTTCATATTCAGCGTTTTTTATGCGTCTTAATTTAGCCTTTTTGTTGCTCTAAATAGAGAACCGTTGCCGCCACACGAGAATGCACGTTTAGCTTGCGTAACAGGTTACGGATATGCACTTTCACCGTTTCTTCCGAAATAAAGAGCTGGGCTGCGATCTGTTTATTTGACATCCCTGTTGCGATCCACTGGAGAACGTCTAATTCTCGGTCGGTTAAACAGCTTAGCGGATCATTTTCCGGCTGGCGATTGAGCAAGTGTTGGCGAACCGTTTCGCTTAACACCACCTCACCAGCTGCCGCTCGGCGAATGTTATCTAACAATTCCGGTGTGTCGGTATCTTTCAATAAATAGCCATCAACTCCGGCGTCCATTAAGGCAAATACGTCCGATTGCTCATCTGAAACGGTTAGCACAATAATGCGAGCATCTACACCCTGCGCTCGCAACGAACGCAGCGTATCCAATCCGGAAAGCCCCTTCATATTTAAGTCTAAAATGATGACGTCCGGCTCAAGCTGTAATGCCAATTTGATGCCATCTGTGCCGTTGCTGGCTTCGCCTACCACGGTAAATTTATCGTCTAATTCCAATAACTGACGCATTCCCTGACGCATTAACGGGTGGTCATCAATTAATAAAATTGTTGTTGGAGTTGCCATTTCTTTCTCCTTTTTTTCTTCATAATCGGTTAATTCTGCAATTATTACTGCGAAATAGCAAGTTTACGATTTTAATAAATGCCTCTTTTTTGATCTTAGCTAAGTTTTTAATTCATCAAGAAATTGCAAAACTTTGCAAGAAAAAGACCGTTTGTTCGGCTATAATAGCCCCAATTTTTATTTTGAAATATGAAGAATATGACGAACCAAACCACCTATTTCGCCACCGCAGCCCGAGGTTTTGAGGAAATACTCAAAACCGAGTTGGAACAAATTT is from Mannheimia varigena and encodes:
- the rbsC gene encoding ribose ABC transporter permease, which produces MTTQANKFQLGRFLIEQRSFVALFILIVIVSMINPDFFSVDNILNILRQTSVNAIIAVGMTFVILIAGIDLSVGSVLALTGAVAATLVGSELPIFLVIPLVLLLGTAFGGISGAIVAKGKVQAFIATLVTMTLLRGLTMVYTDGRPISTGFSDQADAFSFIGTGYLFGIPFPIWIMAVVFALAWYILKHTPIGRYIYALGGNESATQLSGINVTKIKIFVFAVSGFLSALAGLIVTSRLSSAQPTAGISYELDAIAAVVVGGTSLMGGKGRVMGTLVGALIIGFLNNALNLLDISSYYQMIAKALVILAAVLADNYLGTKKV
- the narL gene encoding two-component system response regulator NarL; translated protein: MATPTTILLIDDHPLMRQGMRQLLELDDKFTVVGEASNGTDGIKLALQLEPDVIILDLNMKGLSGLDTLRSLRAQGVDARIIVLTVSDEQSDVFALMDAGVDGYLLKDTDTPELLDNIRRAAAGEVVLSETVRQHLLNRQPENDPLSCLTDRELDVLQWIATGMSNKQIAAQLFISEETVKVHIRNLLRKLNVHSRVAATVLYLEQQKG
- the rbsK gene encoding ribokinase, encoding MKKLTVLGSINADHVISVPYFAKPGETLTGHSYHIAYGGKGANQAVAAARLGAKVSFIGCIGNDDIGRAMKTAFVQDGIDVGAIKTIDNQMTGIAMIQVAESGENSIVISAGANGHLDESVVAETKSAISEADCLLMQLETPLPAIIQAAQIAKQHGTKVVLNPAPARALPDELLGLLDMITPNETEAEILTGVKVVDEATASQAAEVFHQKGIETVLITLGSKGVFVSENGSGNIVAGFRVQAVDTTAAGDTFNGALVTAMLEDKPFGEAIRFAHAAAAISVTRKGAQPSIPSRQETLDFLSKQ
- a CDS encoding substrate-binding domain-containing protein, which codes for MATMKDIARLAKVSTSTVSHVINSSRFVSEEIREKVLRVVQELNYTPSALARSLKVKETKTIGMLVTATSNPFFAEVMAGVEQYCQQHHYNLIIATTNGDAERLQHHLQMLVQRQVDGLLLMCGDARLNSGEQLNIPLPLVVVDWWFTELNADKIFENSISGGYLATKTLIEAGHRKIGIITGNLKKSLAQNRLEGYKKALTEANIPLNPNWIIESHFDFASGIEGMNKLLEQPEKPTAVFACSDTIAVGAYQAVWQKGLTVPNDISIIGYDDIELAKYLSPPLTTISQPKAELGKLAVETLLKRIRAKSSDFQTIMLEPELVQRNSVRQIK
- the rbsB gene encoding ribose ABC transporter substrate-binding protein RbsB, with product MKKLTTLASAIMLSFSVAATASAKETIALAVSTLDNPFFVSLKDGAQKKADELGYKLVVLDSQNDPAKELSNVEDLTVRGAKVLLINPTDSEAVGNAVAIANRNKIPVITLDRGAAKGDVVSHIASDNVAGGKMAGDFIAQKLGAGAKVIQLEGIAGTSAARERGEGFKQAIDAHKFNVLASQPADFDRTKGLNVTENLLASKGDVQAIFAQNDEMALGALRAVGAAKKDVLIVGFDGTDDGVKAVKGGKLAATIAQQPDLIGSLGVETADKVLKGEKVEAKIPVDLKVIAK